A part of Solibacillus sp. FSL H8-0538 genomic DNA contains:
- a CDS encoding DUF1294 domain-containing protein codes for MELALLSYVGIMSLILCAFMYIDKKRAIKREWRIAEKTLFILAIFGGAAGGVLGMYLFRHKTQHNTFAFGFPLITAVQIYLIVRLIA; via the coding sequence ATGGAACTAGCTTTACTTTCGTATGTAGGCATTATGTCGCTCATACTATGTGCGTTCATGTATATTGATAAAAAACGCGCCATAAAAAGAGAATGGCGAATTGCCGAAAAAACATTATTTATTCTAGCGATTTTTGGTGGGGCAGCTGGTGGTGTGTTAGGGATGTACTTATTCCGTCATAAAACCCAGCACAATACCTTTGCATTTGGTTTTCCGTTGATTACGGCTGTTCAAATTTATCTCATTGTCAGACTTATTGCCTAA
- a CDS encoding sigma-w pathway protein ysdB produces MALLIRLLIIVLIIYIFYKGVRYLTDPKRKLDEAFENGQYYFYDDVKNVRKNFFISYKGALFEGEKYLGTTDNAFEVVSIFVFVHEAMKLQGFTKEDFLYLEKEITMNYPNAKINWKNPIEKLMNQ; encoded by the coding sequence ATGGCTCTTCTAATCCGTTTACTTATTATTGTGCTCATCATTTACATATTTTATAAAGGGGTTCGTTATTTAACCGATCCTAAGCGGAAGCTAGATGAAGCGTTTGAGAATGGACAATATTATTTTTATGATGATGTAAAGAATGTACGAAAAAATTTCTTCATCTCCTATAAGGGTGCTCTGTTTGAAGGCGAAAAATATTTAGGGACGACTGACAATGCGTTCGAAGTTGTATCTATCTTCGTTTTTGTCCATGAAGCAATGAAGCTACAAGGCTTTACAAAAGAGGATTTTCTTTATTTAGAGAAGGAAATAACGATGAACTATCCGAATGCAAAAATCAATTGGAAAAATCCTATTGAAAAGCTGATGAATCAATGA
- a CDS encoding FAD-binding oxidoreductase — MAYIVEEITILLKKILSEEQISTNLTVRELHGRDESYHEPALPDIVVFPKTAQQVSDILKVANAHRIPVVPFGVGSSLEGHVIPYDRGITIDFSEMNAILEIRDEDLLVKVQPGVTRSQLNKELKKHGLFFSVDPGADATLGGMAATNASGTTAVKYGVMRDQVHDLEVVLANGDIIHTGSSAAKSSSGLHLNGLFVGSEGILGCITELTLRVYGIPEFEVAGRAIFASNEAAIQAVVAITQAGIPIGRVELVDSASVHQVNAYSETNYPERPTLFVEFHGNEAGLAQDIEFATEIFNDFGCEDIQFEKDTAARNKLWEGRHHLAYAYIHSFPSKKLMSTDVCVPISQLASSIDFARVEMDQLGLDGGIVGHVGDGNFHALLMINMKDPEEIAKSIAYNEKLVKFAIARGGTCTGEHGVGVGKRKYQVQEHGAALDVMKAIKATLDPNNIMNPNKLL; from the coding sequence ATGGCTTACATAGTTGAAGAAATTACTATTTTACTTAAAAAAATATTATCGGAGGAGCAAATTTCCACAAATTTAACTGTCCGTGAACTGCATGGACGTGATGAATCCTATCATGAACCTGCCCTACCTGATATTGTTGTGTTTCCAAAAACGGCACAGCAAGTAAGTGACATTTTGAAAGTTGCCAATGCGCACCGAATTCCGGTCGTGCCGTTTGGTGTTGGTTCAAGTCTTGAAGGACATGTAATACCTTATGACCGTGGAATTACGATTGATTTTAGTGAAATGAATGCCATATTGGAAATTCGAGATGAGGATTTACTTGTTAAAGTGCAGCCTGGTGTGACACGTTCGCAGTTAAATAAGGAACTGAAAAAACACGGCTTGTTTTTCTCAGTTGATCCAGGTGCGGATGCAACTTTAGGTGGAATGGCCGCAACGAATGCAAGCGGCACAACTGCTGTCAAATACGGCGTCATGCGTGACCAGGTTCATGATTTAGAAGTTGTACTGGCAAACGGGGACATTATTCATACGGGGAGCTCTGCAGCAAAATCCTCATCTGGCCTACATTTGAATGGTCTATTTGTTGGCTCTGAAGGAATATTAGGCTGTATTACGGAACTCACATTGCGCGTTTACGGGATACCAGAGTTTGAAGTAGCGGGCCGCGCTATATTTGCATCAAATGAGGCTGCTATACAAGCAGTCGTAGCGATTACACAAGCAGGCATTCCAATCGGCCGCGTAGAGCTCGTTGATAGCGCATCAGTTCATCAGGTAAACGCTTATAGCGAAACGAACTATCCAGAGCGTCCAACCCTATTTGTTGAATTCCACGGCAATGAGGCTGGTCTTGCGCAAGATATTGAATTTGCGACAGAAATTTTCAATGATTTCGGCTGTGAGGATATCCAGTTTGAAAAGGATACAGCTGCGCGAAATAAGTTATGGGAGGGGCGCCATCACTTAGCCTATGCATATATTCATAGTTTCCCGAGTAAAAAGCTAATGAGTACCGACGTCTGTGTACCGATTTCACAACTTGCATCTTCCATTGATTTTGCTCGTGTAGAAATGGATCAGCTTGGTCTAGATGGCGGCATTGTTGGGCATGTGGGCGATGGCAATTTTCACGCGCTCTTAATGATTAATATGAAAGACCCCGAGGAAATAGCGAAATCCATTGCTTATAATGAAAAATTAGTAAAGTTCGCCATTGCGCGCGGTGGCACTTGTACAGGGGAGCATGGCGTTGGTGTCGGCAAACGCAAATATCAAGTACAGGAACATGGTGCAGCACTTGATGTCATGAAGGCTATTAAAGCAACACTTGACCCGAACAATATTATGAATCCGAATAAGCTTCTATAA
- the rplT gene encoding 50S ribosomal protein L20: MPRVKGGTVTRKRHKRVLKLAKGYYGSKHTLYKVANQAVMKSGQYAYRDRRQKKRDFRKLWITRINAAARMNGLSYSRLMHGLKLAGIEVNRKMLADLAVTDAVAFAQLAEAAKTAQAK; encoded by the coding sequence ATGCCACGCGTAAAAGGCGGAACAGTAACGCGCAAGCGTCATAAACGAGTTTTAAAATTAGCTAAAGGTTATTATGGTTCAAAACATACATTATATAAAGTAGCTAACCAAGCAGTAATGAAATCAGGTCAATATGCATACCGTGACCGTCGTCAAAAGAAACGTGATTTCCGTAAATTATGGATCACTCGTATCAATGCGGCAGCTCGTATGAATGGTCTTTCATATAGCCGTTTAATGCACGGTTTAAAATTAGCTGGTATCGAAGTTAACCGTAAAATGTTAGCTGACCTAGCTGTAACTGATGCAGTAGCATTCGCTCAATTAGCAGAAGCTGCTAAAACTGCACAAGCTAAATAA
- the rpmI gene encoding 50S ribosomal protein L35, which translates to MPKMKTHRGAAKRFKKTGTGKLKFDRAYGSHLFANKSTKAKRKLRKAKIATSGDFKRIRTLLTYMK; encoded by the coding sequence ATGCCAAAAATGAAAACTCACCGTGGAGCTGCGAAGCGTTTCAAAAAGACGGGTACTGGAAAATTAAAATTTGACCGTGCTTATGGTAGCCACTTATTCGCTAACAAATCAACTAAAGCGAAACGTAAGCTTCGTAAAGCAAAAATCGCTACTTCTGGCGATTTCAAACGTATCCGTACGTTATTAACTTACATGAAATAA
- a CDS encoding dUTP diphosphatase, with the protein MEFKKLFEMQRELDRFIEDTQNIEHDVFNEKGLALLVELSELANETRCFKFWSTKGASERDVILEEFVDSIHFMLSLGNMRGFALQQWPTVEGKQDLTLWFLYTTTAVLTFIEQQSEQTYIAMWNAYSVLAFNLDFTEEDIISAYIAKNEKNYERQRSGY; encoded by the coding sequence ATGGAATTCAAAAAATTATTTGAAATGCAGCGTGAACTTGACCGTTTTATCGAGGACACACAAAATATTGAACATGATGTTTTTAATGAAAAAGGGCTAGCTTTACTAGTCGAACTGTCAGAGCTTGCGAACGAAACACGCTGCTTTAAGTTTTGGTCAACGAAAGGTGCATCTGAGCGTGACGTTATTTTAGAGGAGTTTGTTGACTCAATTCATTTCATGCTGTCGCTAGGCAATATGCGTGGCTTTGCATTGCAACAGTGGCCAACAGTGGAAGGGAAGCAGGACCTTACACTATGGTTTTTATACACGACAACAGCCGTGCTGACATTTATCGAGCAGCAATCCGAACAAACGTATATTGCGATGTGGAATGCGTACAGTGTATTAGCATTTAACCTTGATTTTACAGAAGAAGATATTATCTCAGCCTATATCGCGAAAAATGAAAAAAACTATGAGCGTCAGCGTTCGGGATATTAA
- a CDS encoding M42 family metallopeptidase, translating into MTQLDPTLQMLKELTDANGIAGNERAPREVMKKYIAPFVDEIETDNLGSLIAKKVGDANGPKIMVAGHLDEVGFMVTKIDDRGFISFQTVGGWWSQVMLAQRVTITTRKGEEVIGVIGSKPPHILPVEARNKIVDIKAMFIDIGATSKEEALSWGVLPGDMVTPYFEFNVMRNDKHLLAKAWDNRIGCAIAIDVLRALKDEQHPNIVYGVGNVQEEVGLRGAKTSTHKIEPDIGFAVDVGIAGDTPGVTPKESTSKMGAGPQIVIYDASMVAHNGLRDFVIDIAEENNIPYQFEALAGGGTDAGSIHITANGVPSLAIGVATRYIHSHAGILHRDDYENAVKLIVAVIKKLDRDTVNKIIFE; encoded by the coding sequence ATGACACAGCTAGACCCAACGTTACAAATGCTTAAAGAGTTAACTGATGCAAACGGAATTGCTGGTAATGAACGTGCACCGCGTGAAGTGATGAAAAAGTATATCGCACCATTCGTAGATGAAATCGAAACAGATAACCTTGGCAGCTTAATCGCAAAAAAAGTAGGCGATGCAAACGGCCCCAAAATTATGGTAGCCGGTCACTTAGATGAAGTGGGCTTTATGGTTACTAAAATCGATGACCGTGGCTTTATAAGCTTCCAAACAGTTGGGGGCTGGTGGAGTCAAGTAATGCTAGCGCAGCGCGTAACGATTACAACACGTAAAGGGGAGGAAGTCATTGGCGTCATCGGTTCAAAACCGCCCCATATTTTACCTGTTGAAGCACGAAATAAAATAGTGGATATTAAGGCAATGTTCATCGATATCGGTGCTACCTCAAAGGAAGAAGCACTAAGCTGGGGCGTGTTACCTGGAGATATGGTCACACCATATTTTGAATTCAACGTCATGAGAAACGACAAGCATCTACTCGCAAAAGCATGGGATAACCGAATCGGCTGTGCGATTGCCATTGATGTGCTACGTGCACTGAAAGACGAGCAACATCCTAATATCGTGTACGGCGTAGGAAACGTGCAAGAAGAAGTCGGCTTACGCGGTGCAAAAACTTCTACACATAAAATTGAGCCAGATATCGGTTTTGCAGTTGATGTCGGCATTGCTGGAGACACACCGGGCGTAACACCTAAAGAGTCCACATCAAAAATGGGTGCCGGGCCGCAAATCGTTATTTACGACGCGTCAATGGTTGCACATAATGGACTACGTGACTTCGTTATCGACATTGCAGAAGAAAACAACATTCCGTATCAATTTGAAGCACTCGCTGGCGGTGGAACAGACGCAGGTTCCATTCACATAACAGCAAACGGTGTACCATCGCTAGCAATTGGCGTAGCAACACGCTACATCCACTCACACGCAGGTATCCTTCACCGTGATGACTATGAAAATGCAGTAAAATTAATCGTTGCGGTGATCAAAAAGCTAGACCGTGATACAGTGAATAAAATTATTTTTGAATAA
- the sspI gene encoding small acid-soluble spore protein SspI produces MDFQIRQAITSNVTGQTAEEFTDIVADAIDRGEEHLLPGLGVFLEKWWTSASDAERQAFSQKLAQNFAS; encoded by the coding sequence ATGGATTTTCAAATTCGACAAGCAATTACATCAAATGTTACAGGACAGACTGCTGAGGAGTTTACGGACATTGTTGCGGATGCCATTGATCGTGGTGAGGAACATTTACTCCCAGGACTTGGAGTATTTTTAGAAAAATGGTGGACGAGCGCTAGCGATGCAGAACGACAAGCCTTCTCACAAAAATTAGCACAAAATTTCGCTTCGTAA
- the pheT gene encoding phenylalanine--tRNA ligase subunit beta gives MLVSLKWLSQYVDTQNIAPAELAEKITRSGIEVDAIIDRSHGMSNVVVGHVVAKEKHPEADKLNVCQVDVGEEELQQIVCGAPNVDEGQKVIVARPGAKLPGGIKIKKAKLRGQESNGMICSLQELGVEGRLVPKAYAEGIYVLPADSVPGSDALELLGLRDTILELGLTPNRSDALSMLGVAYEVAAILSTDVKLPEITYTASTEKAADVLQLRVEDTEANPLYAAKVIKNVKVAESPLWLQHYLMAAGVRPHNNVVDITNYILMEYGQPLHAFDYDKLGTGEIVTRPARDGEKIITLDDAERTLQAHNYLITNGVEPEAVAGVMGGAKSEVSDATTTVVIEAAYFAGSSVRRTSKDLGLRSDSSARFEKGVDPNRVLPAAERAAQLLVELAGGEVLEGTVLVDELDKTPARVVVSPDFINTRLGMKISLEDMLSILGRLKFDVEVVNGLLIIDAPTRRQDIKIEEDIVEEIARMYGYDEIPLTLPESGEQVGGLSPYQAARRVVRNVMEGAGLYQAVTYSLTSAEASQKFALKAEETTKLLMPMSEERSTLRQSLIPHLVEAAAYNVARQGDSVALYEVGSVFLGQTAEELPFEEEHLALMLTGKWIDNTWQGEKKNVDFFVVKGIVEAVFAKLALTGRVSYEKALIDGLHPGRTANVLLDGEKVGLIGQLHPAEQKKAGVKETYVAELNLHAILGATTEVLYYNAVPRFPVMTRDIALELDRTHAAGEIVSIIKGAGTKLLKDVKVFDVYEGEKMAPGKKSVAFSLTYFDPERTLTDEEVVAAHNKVLKALTEAGAEVR, from the coding sequence ATGTTAGTATCATTAAAATGGCTTAGTCAATATGTAGACACACAAAATATAGCTCCTGCAGAGTTAGCGGAAAAAATTACGCGCTCAGGAATTGAAGTAGACGCAATAATCGACCGTTCTCATGGCATGTCAAATGTCGTTGTCGGACATGTCGTAGCAAAAGAAAAACACCCAGAAGCAGATAAATTAAATGTTTGCCAAGTAGACGTTGGTGAAGAAGAGTTACAACAAATCGTATGTGGCGCACCAAACGTTGATGAGGGTCAAAAAGTAATCGTTGCACGCCCAGGCGCAAAATTACCAGGCGGCATTAAAATTAAAAAAGCAAAACTTCGTGGACAAGAATCAAACGGGATGATCTGTTCATTACAAGAGCTAGGTGTTGAAGGTCGTCTTGTACCAAAAGCTTATGCTGAAGGTATTTACGTACTACCAGCTGACAGTGTACCAGGTTCAGATGCACTTGAATTATTAGGCTTACGCGATACAATTTTAGAGCTTGGTTTAACACCAAACCGTTCAGATGCTTTATCAATGTTAGGTGTGGCATATGAAGTAGCAGCCATTCTTTCAACAGATGTGAAGCTACCGGAAATCACATACACTGCTTCAACTGAAAAAGCAGCAGATGTCCTTCAACTTCGTGTTGAAGATACTGAAGCAAACCCATTATACGCTGCAAAAGTTATTAAAAATGTCAAAGTAGCTGAATCTCCACTTTGGTTACAACATTACTTAATGGCGGCTGGCGTACGTCCACATAATAATGTAGTCGATATTACAAACTACATCTTAATGGAATACGGCCAACCACTTCATGCATTTGATTACGACAAATTAGGTACTGGTGAAATTGTAACGCGTCCAGCCCGTGATGGCGAAAAAATTATCACTTTAGATGATGCAGAACGCACATTACAAGCACATAACTACTTAATTACAAATGGTGTAGAGCCTGAAGCAGTAGCAGGTGTTATGGGTGGGGCAAAATCAGAGGTTTCAGATGCAACGACTACTGTTGTTATTGAAGCAGCTTATTTCGCAGGTAGTTCAGTTCGTCGTACATCAAAAGACCTTGGCTTACGTTCAGATTCGTCTGCACGTTTCGAAAAAGGCGTAGATCCAAACCGTGTATTACCAGCTGCAGAACGCGCGGCACAGTTATTAGTGGAGCTTGCAGGTGGGGAAGTACTAGAAGGGACAGTACTGGTTGACGAGTTAGATAAAACTCCAGCACGCGTTGTCGTATCTCCAGACTTCATCAATACACGTCTAGGAATGAAAATCTCACTTGAAGATATGCTTTCTATTTTAGGACGTCTAAAATTCGACGTAGAAGTAGTTAATGGGTTATTAATCATAGATGCACCAACACGTCGTCAAGATATAAAAATCGAGGAGGACATCGTGGAAGAAATTGCACGTATGTACGGCTACGATGAAATTCCGTTAACATTACCTGAATCAGGTGAGCAAGTTGGGGGCTTATCACCGTATCAAGCAGCTCGTCGTGTCGTTCGTAACGTTATGGAAGGCGCAGGTCTTTACCAAGCAGTGACGTACTCATTAACTTCTGCAGAAGCTTCTCAAAAATTTGCTCTAAAAGCAGAAGAAACAACAAAACTTCTAATGCCAATGTCTGAAGAACGTTCAACATTACGCCAAAGCTTAATCCCACACTTAGTGGAAGCAGCTGCGTACAATGTAGCACGTCAAGGAGACTCTGTCGCACTTTATGAAGTGGGTTCAGTATTCCTTGGTCAAACTGCAGAAGAACTGCCATTTGAAGAAGAACATTTAGCACTTATGTTAACTGGTAAATGGATTGACAATACTTGGCAGGGCGAGAAGAAAAACGTTGATTTCTTCGTAGTAAAAGGTATCGTAGAAGCAGTTTTCGCGAAACTAGCGTTAACAGGCCGCGTATCATACGAAAAAGCGCTAATCGACGGCTTACACCCAGGACGCACGGCAAACGTACTTCTAGACGGTGAAAAAGTTGGTTTAATCGGCCAACTTCATCCAGCTGAACAGAAAAAAGCAGGCGTCAAAGAAACATATGTAGCTGAGCTAAACTTACACGCGATTTTAGGCGCAACGACAGAAGTGCTTTACTACAACGCAGTTCCACGTTTCCCAGTAATGACGCGTGATATCGCATTAGAGCTTGACCGCACTCATGCGGCAGGTGAAATTGTCAGCATTATTAAAGGCGCAGGCACAAAACTGCTTAAAGACGTTAAAGTATTCGACGTATACGAAGGGGAGAAAATGGCACCAGGTAAAAAATCTGTAGCCTTCTCATTAACTTACTTCGATCCAGAACGTACATTAACAGACGAAGAAGTAGTAGCCGCACATAATAAAGTTTTAAAAGCACTAACAGAAGCTGGCGCAGAAGTACGCTAA
- the pheS gene encoding phenylalanine--tRNA ligase subunit alpha has protein sequence MEQQLKQLEQEALAKIEAASDLKELNDVRVAYLGKKGPITDLLKGMGKLSAEERPKMGALVNTVRENVTAVLETKVTALEEQAILEQLENESIDVTLPGATVKAGNRHPLTRVIEEIEDLFVAMGYEIAEGPEVEKDYYNFEALNLPKGHPARDMQDSFYISEEILLRTHTSPVQARTMEAKKGEAIRIICPGKVFRRDTDDATHSHQFMQIEGLVIGENIRMSDLKGTLNALAKKMFGEEREIRLRPSFFPFTEPSVEVDVSCFKCGGSGCNVCKKTGWIEILGAGMVHPNVLEMAGYDPKKVSGFAFGIGAERIAMLKYGVDDIRHFYTNDTRFLSQFHRTEA, from the coding sequence ATGGAACAACAATTAAAGCAACTAGAACAAGAAGCGTTAGCGAAAATTGAAGCAGCTAGCGACCTAAAAGAACTAAATGACGTCCGCGTTGCCTATTTAGGTAAAAAAGGACCAATCACAGATTTACTTAAAGGTATGGGTAAATTATCTGCTGAGGAACGTCCAAAAATGGGGGCACTTGTCAACACAGTACGTGAAAACGTAACAGCTGTGCTAGAAACAAAAGTAACTGCACTGGAAGAGCAAGCCATCCTTGAACAGCTTGAAAATGAGTCAATCGACGTAACTTTACCAGGTGCAACAGTGAAAGCGGGAAACCGTCATCCACTTACTCGCGTAATCGAAGAAATTGAGGACTTATTCGTCGCAATGGGTTATGAGATTGCAGAAGGTCCAGAAGTCGAGAAAGATTACTACAACTTTGAAGCACTTAACTTGCCAAAAGGTCACCCGGCACGTGATATGCAAGATTCATTCTATATCTCAGAAGAAATCTTACTTCGAACACATACGTCTCCAGTACAAGCCCGTACAATGGAAGCGAAAAAAGGCGAAGCAATCCGCATCATCTGCCCAGGTAAAGTATTCCGTCGTGATACAGATGACGCAACGCACTCACACCAATTCATGCAAATAGAAGGCCTTGTCATCGGCGAAAACATCCGCATGAGCGATCTTAAAGGAACACTTAATGCACTAGCGAAGAAAATGTTCGGTGAAGAACGTGAAATCCGCCTACGTCCATCATTCTTCCCATTCACAGAGCCATCTGTAGAAGTAGACGTTTCTTGCTTCAAATGTGGCGGATCAGGCTGTAACGTTTGTAAGAAAACTGGCTGGATCGAAATTTTAGGTGCTGGTATGGTTCACCCGAATGTACTTGAAATGGCTGGCTACGATCCGAAGAAAGTGTCAGGCTTTGCATTCGGTATCGGTGCAGAACGTATCGCGATGTTAAAATACGGGGTGGATGATATCCGTCATTTCTATACAAATGACACACGTTTCCTATCACAATTCCACCGCACAGAGGCGTAA
- the infC gene encoding translation initiation factor IF-3 gives MYVNEGIRARELRLIDHNGDQLGVKTRNEALEIATRVNLDLVLVAPQAKPPVARIMDYGKFKFEQQKKDREVRKNQKIIVMKEVRLSPTIDEHDFQTKLRNGIKFLEKGDKVKCSIRFKGRAITHKEIGQRVLDRFAEACAEVSTVEQKPKMEGRSMFLVLQPKNEKQ, from the coding sequence ATGTATGTAAACGAAGGCATTCGCGCACGTGAACTTCGATTAATCGATCACAATGGAGATCAACTAGGCGTCAAAACACGTAACGAAGCGCTTGAAATTGCAACTCGTGTAAACTTGGATCTTGTCCTTGTGGCCCCTCAAGCCAAGCCGCCAGTCGCTCGTATCATGGACTATGGTAAATTTAAGTTCGAACAGCAAAAGAAGGACCGCGAAGTTCGTAAAAATCAAAAAATCATCGTGATGAAAGAGGTTCGTCTGAGCCCCACAATCGATGAACATGATTTCCAAACGAAACTACGTAACGGTATCAAATTCCTTGAAAAAGGTGATAAAGTTAAATGTAGTATCCGATTTAAAGGACGTGCTATCACGCACAAAGAAATCGGACAGCGCGTATTAGATCGCTTTGCTGAAGCTTGTGCTGAAGTATCTACGGTGGAACAAAAACCGAAGATGGAAGGCCGAAGCATGTTCTTAGTTCTTCAACCAAAGAACGAAAAGCAATAA
- the argF gene encoding ornithine carbamoyltransferase: MKLLEEVQLKLVTSLKGKDLLTLLDYTSEEVQDLIKLATQLKTITKAGKCPRLLEGKTLGMIFEKSSTRTRVSFEVGMQQLGGYGMFMNARDMQIGRGEPISDTGRVLSGYLDGIMIRANSHEMVKELAAYATIPVINGLTDIDHPCQALADIETIAENKGELKGLKLAYVGDGNNVAHALVVAAAHVGMDVVVATPVGYECDLEIIEKAKAIAVTNGSTVYVTNDPVLAVKDADAVYADVWTSMGQEEETAQRLKDFAGYQINEELVTHAKPDYMFLHCLPAHREEEVATSVIDGPNSYIFEQAENRLHAQKAVLASVLA; this comes from the coding sequence ATGAAACTGTTAGAGGAAGTACAACTGAAGTTAGTAACAAGTCTTAAGGGCAAAGACTTACTAACATTACTTGACTATACAAGTGAAGAAGTTCAAGACTTAATAAAATTAGCGACTCAATTAAAAACAATTACAAAAGCAGGCAAATGTCCTCGTTTGTTAGAAGGTAAAACACTAGGCATGATTTTTGAAAAAAGTTCAACACGTACGCGCGTATCGTTTGAAGTAGGCATGCAACAGCTAGGTGGCTACGGCATGTTTATGAATGCACGCGATATGCAAATTGGTCGAGGCGAGCCGATTTCAGATACAGGTCGTGTGTTATCAGGCTATTTAGACGGGATCATGATTCGCGCAAACTCTCATGAGATGGTAAAAGAACTTGCTGCGTACGCGACAATTCCTGTTATTAACGGATTAACAGATATTGATCATCCATGCCAAGCACTTGCAGACATTGAAACAATTGCTGAAAATAAAGGTGAGTTAAAAGGTTTGAAACTTGCTTACGTAGGTGACGGTAATAATGTAGCGCATGCTTTAGTTGTTGCGGCAGCCCATGTAGGAATGGACGTAGTAGTGGCTACACCAGTTGGCTACGAATGCGACTTAGAAATTATCGAAAAAGCAAAAGCAATTGCAGTAACAAATGGTAGTACAGTATACGTAACAAACGATCCAGTACTTGCGGTGAAAGATGCTGATGCAGTATATGCAGATGTTTGGACGTCAATGGGTCAAGAGGAAGAAACGGCACAACGCTTAAAAGACTTCGCGGGTTACCAAATTAACGAAGAGTTAGTTACGCATGCGAAGCCAGATTATATGTTCCTGCACTGCTTACCAGCTCATCGTGAGGAAGAAGTGGCAACATCAGTTATTGATGGACCTAATTCTTACATTTTCGAACAAGCTGAAAATAGACTTCATGCTCAAAAAGCAGTACTAGCATCTGTGCTTGCTTAA
- a CDS encoding TrmH family RNA methyltransferase codes for MKRIESTQNSLVKHWKKLVTTRKEREKSGEFIVEGFHLVEEALKNSDQIVQIIVREDVDLPLLWAIDEVEMVQVNEAVAKEIAETESSQGVFAHCKQRMATEIEMAGWRKVLLVDAVQDPGNIGTMIRTADAAGIDAVILGKGCADAFNPKTVRSAQGSHFHIPVVRGELLEWVENLQEDGVQVYGTSLEESVSYKDIEASDAFALIVGNEGSGISPQLLAKTDQNVIIPLLGQAESLNVAVATGILLYAFVR; via the coding sequence ATGAAACGAATCGAATCAACACAGAATTCTCTAGTAAAGCACTGGAAAAAGCTTGTGACAACGCGCAAAGAACGTGAAAAATCAGGTGAATTTATCGTAGAAGGTTTCCATTTAGTAGAAGAAGCATTGAAAAATAGTGACCAAATCGTACAAATTATCGTACGTGAAGATGTCGACCTACCTTTACTTTGGGCAATTGACGAAGTAGAAATGGTACAAGTAAATGAAGCTGTTGCAAAAGAAATTGCAGAAACAGAAAGCTCTCAAGGTGTGTTTGCACATTGCAAACAGCGCATGGCAACTGAAATTGAAATGGCAGGCTGGCGTAAAGTGTTACTTGTGGATGCCGTGCAAGATCCAGGCAATATCGGCACGATGATTCGCACAGCAGATGCTGCAGGTATTGATGCTGTTATTTTAGGAAAAGGCTGTGCGGATGCATTTAATCCAAAAACAGTGCGCTCTGCTCAAGGCTCTCACTTCCATATTCCCGTAGTGCGCGGCGAGTTACTTGAATGGGTGGAAAACCTACAAGAGGATGGAGTGCAAGTATACGGTACTTCATTAGAAGAGTCTGTATCTTATAAAGACATTGAAGCAAGTGATGCATTTGCATTAATCGTTGGCAATGAAGGTAGTGGTATTAGTCCGCAACTTCTTGCAAAAACAGATCAAAATGTCATTATCCCGCTTTTAGGACAAGCAGAATCACTAAATGTCGCTGTTGCTACTGGGATTTTACTGTATGCATTTGTACGTTAA